A region from the Phycisphaerales bacterium genome encodes:
- a CDS encoding lamin tail domain-containing protein has product MTKCVTIVALAGLGVVAASASAQVRITEWAYSALSAGGTGEFIEFTNIGASPVNMTGWSFDDDSQLPGVVDLSAFGLVAPGESVILTEADASLFRTDWGLSAAVKIIGGNTTNLGRNDEINLFNGLTLVDRLTFGDQNIPGTIRTQNVTGITLPSNYGTNNVAGWFFSVNGDIYGSHLSASGDLGNPGIAAIPAPGAVALLGLGGLMMGRRRR; this is encoded by the coding sequence ATGACGAAGTGTGTGACGATCGTGGCCCTCGCGGGCCTGGGTGTGGTTGCGGCCTCTGCCAGTGCGCAGGTTCGCATCACCGAGTGGGCCTACAGCGCGCTCAGCGCCGGCGGCACGGGCGAGTTCATCGAGTTCACCAACATCGGCGCCAGCCCCGTCAATATGACCGGCTGGAGCTTCGACGACGACAGCCAACTCCCCGGTGTCGTCGATCTCTCCGCCTTCGGGCTTGTCGCCCCGGGCGAGTCCGTCATTCTCACCGAGGCCGACGCGTCCCTCTTCCGCACCGACTGGGGCCTCAGCGCCGCCGTCAAGATCATCGGTGGCAACACCACCAACCTCGGCCGCAACGACGAGATCAACCTCTTCAACGGCCTCACGCTCGTTGATCGACTCACCTTCGGCGACCAGAACATCCCCGGGACCATCCGCACCCAGAACGTCACGGGCATCACCCTCCCGTCGAACTACGGCACGAACAACGTCGCGGGCTGGTTCTTCTCGGTCAACGGCGACATCTACGGCTCGCACCTCTCCGCGTCCGGTGACCTCGGCAACCCCGGCATCGCCGCGATTCCCGCTCCTGGCGCGGTCGCACTTCTCGGTCTTGGTGGGCTCATGATGGGCCGTCGCCGCCGCTAA
- a CDS encoding prepilin-type N-terminal cleavage/methylation domain-containing protein, giving the protein MKRAETGRADSAHQRAAVWRAASAFTLIELLVVIAVIALLIGILLPSLAAARELAKQAACKSNLRQVGIAVNSYAANNKGFYSSGRFDNRLNSGPGPIDKAGWLADMMNGEYLIPGRLLCPTNPAQMTQAMTFGRLTDRPSAPQDQLELFRRGFNTNYTMAWYMAYTEFKNVRNASNDPQRYAYMVGPLRDSKITGTSPNYVPLFADGRVEDNLSSGVAIEIIDERQYRTVKDLTDGPAGQASDGTWARQKYSDFGPAHGKAPGGPVNNAAAGANRKDHDKHYANFLFADGHSDAVADTNRDGEIGWLSGATRAPNAAYDDDIEGKIFGGLLSTGRFWRPNE; this is encoded by the coding sequence ATGAAGAGAGCCGAGACAGGCCGCGCCGATTCCGCGCACCAACGAGCCGCCGTTTGGCGTGCTGCGTCGGCGTTCACGCTGATCGAGTTGCTCGTGGTGATCGCGGTGATCGCGCTCCTGATCGGGATACTTCTCCCGAGCCTTGCCGCCGCGCGAGAGTTGGCGAAGCAGGCCGCGTGCAAGAGCAACCTGCGCCAGGTTGGTATTGCGGTGAACTCCTACGCGGCGAACAACAAGGGTTTTTATTCGAGCGGGCGATTCGACAACCGGTTGAACAGCGGGCCTGGACCGATCGACAAGGCGGGCTGGCTGGCGGACATGATGAACGGCGAGTATCTGATCCCCGGTCGGCTCTTGTGTCCGACGAATCCGGCGCAGATGACACAGGCCATGACGTTTGGGCGGCTCACGGATCGTCCGAGCGCACCCCAGGATCAACTCGAGTTGTTCCGTCGCGGATTCAACACGAACTACACGATGGCGTGGTACATGGCGTACACCGAGTTCAAGAACGTGCGCAACGCGAGCAACGATCCGCAGCGGTATGCCTATATGGTCGGTCCGCTGCGAGACAGCAAGATCACGGGAACCAGCCCGAACTATGTGCCGCTCTTTGCCGATGGGCGTGTCGAAGATAATCTGAGTTCGGGTGTGGCGATCGAGATCATCGACGAACGGCAATATCGAACGGTGAAGGATCTCACCGACGGCCCTGCGGGACAGGCGAGCGATGGGACGTGGGCGCGTCAGAAGTATTCTGATTTCGGGCCGGCACACGGGAAGGCGCCCGGCGGGCCGGTGAATAACGCCGCCGCCGGTGCGAATCGCAAAGACCACGACAAGCACTACGCGAACTTTCTGTTTGCGGATGGTCACTCCGATGCCGTGGCCGACACGAATCGTGACGGAGAGATCGGTTGGCTGAGCGGCGCGACACGTGCCCCCAATGCGGCGTACGACGACGACATCGAGGGGAAGATCTTCGGCGGCCTCCTGAGCACCGGACGCTTCTGGCGACCCAATGAGTAG
- a CDS encoding alcohol dehydrogenase catalytic domain-containing protein, which produces MHAVVREDKRVVVHKDWPEPGSGSAPTTRPTDASRSTPSERTNGNSFEALVRLTRAGISSFDVAVSRGLVNFRGVMGHEFVGIVEKIIDRAGTSDIPESASAWIGKRVVGSKTIVCGRCERCRGGLSSHCTDRTVLGTHGRDGCFAERFLIPVTNLAELPKGVSDDAGVFAQGVAAAVHAAKVMRLESKAYITVLGDGPMGLLCAQVMARLNASVRLLGTHPAKFSLCERWGVKHRHVAEVGLRQDQDVVVDCTGSASGITLALRLVRPRGKVILKSAGMLVNDAGVATGATLDGPKVGARGVADGGIDLSLAVVNEVELIGVRCGKIAEGVSALAKGEVDVSALVTGRSRLGDAVEALSEAADTRQIKVVLEP; this is translated from the coding sequence ATGCACGCCGTCGTTCGAGAGGACAAGCGAGTCGTCGTCCACAAGGACTGGCCCGAGCCGGGTTCCGGGAGCGCCCCCACCACGCGCCCAACAGACGCTTCACGATCCACACCGAGCGAGCGCACCAACGGCAACTCCTTCGAGGCCCTCGTCCGCCTCACCCGTGCCGGCATCTCCTCCTTCGACGTCGCCGTCTCGCGCGGCCTCGTCAACTTCCGGGGCGTGATGGGCCACGAGTTCGTCGGCATCGTCGAGAAAATCATCGACCGCGCCGGCACGAGTGACATCCCCGAGAGCGCGTCCGCGTGGATCGGCAAGCGCGTCGTCGGGAGCAAGACCATCGTCTGCGGCCGCTGCGAGCGCTGCCGCGGCGGGCTTTCCTCCCACTGCACCGATCGCACGGTCCTGGGCACGCACGGACGCGATGGCTGCTTCGCCGAGCGATTCCTCATACCTGTTACCAATCTCGCCGAGTTACCCAAGGGCGTGAGCGACGACGCGGGCGTCTTCGCGCAGGGTGTCGCCGCCGCCGTGCATGCCGCAAAGGTCATGCGCCTGGAATCGAAGGCGTACATCACTGTGCTGGGCGACGGCCCGATGGGGCTCCTGTGCGCCCAGGTCATGGCGCGCCTCAACGCCTCGGTCCGACTCCTGGGCACGCACCCGGCGAAGTTCTCCCTCTGCGAACGCTGGGGCGTCAAGCACCGCCACGTCGCCGAGGTCGGCCTGCGCCAGGATCAGGACGTCGTCGTCGATTGCACAGGCTCGGCGTCGGGTATCACGCTCGCGCTGCGATTGGTCCGACCGCGCGGCAAGGTCATTCTCAAATCCGCCGGCATGCTCGTCAACGACGCCGGCGTCGCGACCGGGGCCACACTCGATGGACCCAAGGTCGGGGCGCGAGGCGTGGCCGACGGCGGGATCGATCTCTCCCTCGCCGTCGTCAACGAGGTTGAACTGATCGGCGTGCGCTGCGGCAAGATCGCCGAGGGCGTGAGCGCCCTGGCGAAAGGCGAGGTCGATGTCTCCGCCCTGGTCACGGGTCGATCCAGGCTGGGCGACGCGGTCGAGGCCCTAAGCGAGGCCGCCGACACCCGCCAGATCAAGGTCGTGCTGGAGCCATAA